In the genome of Fodinicurvata sp. EGI_FJ10296, the window GTGGTGCAGATCGGAACGCCGGAGGCCCTGTTCGAAAGGCCGGGGCATACCTTCGTCGGGTATTTCATCGGCTCGCCGGGCATGAACCTGCTCGATGCCGAGGTCGAGGGCGACGTCGCCCATGTGCGGGGACACCAGATCGCATTGGCCGACGCTTACGGGAAACTGACCGGCCGGGTGCAGATCGGCATTCGCCCCGAATTCGTCAGCCTGGCGCAGAACGGCGACGGCCTGCCGGTCAGCGTGCGCCGGGTCGAGGATGTCGGTCGCCATCAGATCGTCCGGTCGGACTTTTTCGGTACGGAGATAAACGTCATCGCACAGGAAGGCCACTCGATCGGAACGGACATGAACCGGGTCACGTTCGCCCCGGATCGGGTGAACGTCTATGTCGACGACTGGCGCGTCGGGCCGATCGGGGCCACCGACGATCCGCAAAGGGAGGCGGTGTAATGGAAAAGCCGGTCAACAACAAAGCCTGGCTCCTGGTTCTGCCGGTGCTGATCCTGGTCGCCTTCTCGGCCATCATTCCGCTGATGACCGTCGTCAACTATTCGGTCCAGGACACGTTCGGCAACAACGTCTTCTTCTGGGCAGGCCTGGACTGGTACCGGGATATACTGGCGTCGGAGCGCATGCACGGCGCCCTCGGCCGGCAGATCATGTTCTCCGCCATCATTCTGGCGATCGAGGTGCCGCTGGGCATCATCGTGGCGCTGTCGATGCCGAAAAAGGGGTTCTGGGCGTCGGTCTGCCTGGTGCTTATGGCGTTGCCGCTGCTGATCCCCTGGAACGTCGTCGGCACGATCTGGCAGATCCTGGCAAGGGTCGATATCGGCCTTCTCGGCTACACCCTCGACCAGATCGGCGTGAACTACAATTACACCCAGAACGCCGTTGCCGCCTGGATCACGCTGGTCGTGATGGATGTCTGGCACTGGACGTCGCTGGTCGCGCTGCTGGCCTATGCCGGGCTCCAGTCGATCCCGCAGGCCTATTACCAGGCCGCCGAGATCGATCAGGCCAGCCGCTGGAAGGTCTTCCGCTATATCGAATTGCCCAAGATGCAGGGCGTCCTGCTGATCGCGATACTGCTGCGGTTCATGGACAGCTTCATGATCTACACCGAACCCTTCGTCATTACCGGGGGCGGTCCCGGCAGCGCGACGACCTTCCTCTCCATCGACCTCGTCAAGATGGCGCTCGGACAGTTCGACGTCGGTCCGGCCGCCGCATTCTCGATCATGTACTTCCTGGTCATTCTGCTGATTTGCTGGGTCTTTTACACGATAATGGTCAATCTCGATAAGCAGGGAGGCAAGTGATGGCGGTCACGACAGCAAGCAATCCCGCCGCGCAGCGAACCTTTTCCCTGCCAGGAATCCGGGTCGGAACCGTAGTGATGGTCCTGTACCTGACCTTCATGTTGCTGCCGATTTACTGGCTGATCAACATGAGCCTAAAGACCAATAACGAGATCCTGAACACGTTCTCGCTCTGGCCGCAGGCCCTGACCTTCGACAACTACCTGACCATCCTGACCGACTCCTCCTGGTATATGGGCTATGTCAACAGCCTGATCTATGTGGTGATGAACACGGTTCTGTCGGTCGCCGTGGCCCTGCCTGCGGCCTATGCCTTCAGCCGATACCGGTTTATGGGCGACAAGCATCTGTTTTTCTGGCTGCTAACCAACCGAATGGCGCCGCCGGCTGTCTTCGCGCTGCCGTTCTTTCAGCTCTATAGTTCCGTTGGCCTGTTCGACACCCATATCGCCGTCGCCCTGGCCCACTGCCTGTTCAATGTGCCGCTGGCAGTCTGGATTCTCGAAGGCTTCATGCGCGGCGTGCCCAAGGAAATCGATGAAACGGCCTATATCGACGGCTATTCATTCCCCAGGTTCTTCGTCCGGATCTTCATGCCGCTGATCGCATCCGGCATCGGCGTGGTCGCGTTCTTCTGCTTCATGTTCAGCTGGGTCGAATTGCTGCTGAGCCGGACGCTCACCAGCGTCAACGCCAAACCGATCGCCGCAACCATGACCCGCACAGTGTCAGCCTCGGGCCTCGACTGGGGCGTGCTGGCGGCAGCCGGTGTGCTGACGATCGTTCCCGGCGCGCTCGTGATCTATTTCGTTCGCAACTACATCGCCAAGGGCTTTGCCCTGGGCCGGGTCTGAGGGGGGGCCGACAAATGGGATGGATGGCATGGACATGGCCGACGGCGATCTTCTTCATTGTGATCGCCAGCCTGCTGACGACTTTCACCGTTCTCGGCGTTCTCTATCCTGAGACACCGCGCCGGGGCGTTCTCAGGATCGATACCACGCGGGGCGACAGGCTCTTTATCACGCTGCTCGGCTCCGCGTTCATCAATCTGGCATGGCTCGGCCTGATTGGCGGACCCCAATGGTGGGCGCTCGGGCTATGCCTGATTTACGCCGCAGCGGTTTTCCGCTGGGTGTAACCGGAAGGACCGCGCGCCGGCGACGACCATTGTCAAGACGGCTCGCAGGATAACCATAACTTCAATCCAAGGGAGAGAAACAGTGAATTATCTTCTGAAATCGGCGACGGCCATGGGATTGGCCCTGTCCGCGGTAGCCGGACCGGCCATGGCGGACATGGAGGCGGCGCGCGCGTTCCTCGACGCGGAAATCGGCGATCTCTCCGTCCTGAGCCGTGAAGATCAGGAAGCCGAGATGCAGTGGTTCATCGATGCCGCCGAGCCCTATCAGGGCATGAGCATCAATGTCGTCTCCGAAACCATCACCACCCATGAATACGAGGCCAGCGTCCTGGCGCCGGCATTTTCGGCGATCACGGGCATTGAGGTCACGCACGACCTGATCGGCGAAGGCGACGTCATCGAGCGTCTGCAGACCCAGATGCAGACCGGCGAGAACATCTACGACATGTATGTCAACGATGCCGACCTGATCGGGACGCACTGGCGCTATCAGCAGGTCCGCAACCTGACCGACTGGATGGATGGCGAGGGCGCCGAGGTTACCAACCCGAACCTGAACCTCGACGACTTCATAGGCCTGTCGTTTGCCACGGCGCCGGACGGCAAGCTCTACCAGCTTCCGATCCAGCAGTTCGCCAACCTCTACTGGTTCCGCCACGACTGGTTCACCGATCCCGAAATCATGGCCGATTTCGAGGAAGAGTACGGTTACGAACTGGGCGTGCCGGTCAACTGGTCGGCCTATGAAGACATCGCAGCGTTCTTTACCGGCCGCGAGATCGACGGCGAGACCGTCTATGGCCACATGGACTATGGCCGTCGCGACCCGTCGCTGGGCTGGCGCTTCACCGATGCGTGGCTGTCCATGGCCGGCGCCGGCGATGTCGGCGAGCCGAACGGCTTTCCGGTCGATGAATGGGGCATCCGGGTTAATGACGACTACCAGCCCGTCGGCTCCTGCGTCACGCGCGGTGGGGCGACCAACAGCCCGGCGGCGGTCTATGCCATCGAACGCTATACTGACTGGCTCCAGAACTATGCGCCCCCGGCCGCTGCCGGGATGAACTTCTCCGAATCCGGTCCGGTTCCGGCCCA includes:
- a CDS encoding sugar ABC transporter permease is translated as MEKPVNNKAWLLVLPVLILVAFSAIIPLMTVVNYSVQDTFGNNVFFWAGLDWYRDILASERMHGALGRQIMFSAIILAIEVPLGIIVALSMPKKGFWASVCLVLMALPLLIPWNVVGTIWQILARVDIGLLGYTLDQIGVNYNYTQNAVAAWITLVVMDVWHWTSLVALLAYAGLQSIPQAYYQAAEIDQASRWKVFRYIELPKMQGVLLIAILLRFMDSFMIYTEPFVITGGGPGSATTFLSIDLVKMALGQFDVGPAAAFSIMYFLVILLICWVFYTIMVNLDKQGGK
- a CDS encoding carbohydrate ABC transporter permease; the encoded protein is MVLYLTFMLLPIYWLINMSLKTNNEILNTFSLWPQALTFDNYLTILTDSSWYMGYVNSLIYVVMNTVLSVAVALPAAYAFSRYRFMGDKHLFFWLLTNRMAPPAVFALPFFQLYSSVGLFDTHIAVALAHCLFNVPLAVWILEGFMRGVPKEIDETAYIDGYSFPRFFVRIFMPLIASGIGVVAFFCFMFSWVELLLSRTLTSVNAKPIAATMTRTVSASGLDWGVLAAAGVLTIVPGALVIYFVRNYIAKGFALGRV
- a CDS encoding DUF2160 domain-containing protein; this translates as MGWMAWTWPTAIFFIVIASLLTTFTVLGVLYPETPRRGVLRIDTTRGDRLFITLLGSAFINLAWLGLIGGPQWWALGLCLIYAAAVFRWV
- a CDS encoding ABC transporter substrate-binding protein encodes the protein MGLALSAVAGPAMADMEAARAFLDAEIGDLSVLSREDQEAEMQWFIDAAEPYQGMSINVVSETITTHEYEASVLAPAFSAITGIEVTHDLIGEGDVIERLQTQMQTGENIYDMYVNDADLIGTHWRYQQVRNLTDWMDGEGAEVTNPNLNLDDFIGLSFATAPDGKLYQLPIQQFANLYWFRHDWFTDPEIMADFEEEYGYELGVPVNWSAYEDIAAFFTGREIDGETVYGHMDYGRRDPSLGWRFTDAWLSMAGAGDVGEPNGFPVDEWGIRVNDDYQPVGSCVTRGGATNSPAAVYAIERYTDWLQNYAPPAAAGMNFSESGPVPAQGNIAQQIFWYTTFTADMVRPNLPVTNEDGTPRWRMAPSPHGAYWEEGMKVGYQDAGSVTLMQSTPVDRAQAAWLYAQFIASQTVDTKKSHVGLTFVRESTIQHESFTERAPELGGLVEFYRSPDRIRWSDTGLNVPDYPRLAQLWWQNIGDASSGASTAQEALDALCEQQEEVMDRLQRSGVQGDLGPVLNEPRDAEYWLSEPGSPKPELENEKPEPETVTYEELVASWQ